From the Ctenopharyngodon idella isolate HZGC_01 chromosome 3, HZGC01, whole genome shotgun sequence genome, one window contains:
- the brd4 gene encoding bromodomain-containing protein 4 isoform X3, whose amino-acid sequence MDYKMHSKSNDLLDFQTLDALLEKIAHCSVPVKREPSEECNGISGALPVEPAPGSRLNEWCPAPPPPVPLPALHPAIMGDGLDAVQMSGSSSSQGQPSSQAPSLFNPAPPEISNPTRPKRQTNQLQYLLKVVVKSLWKHQFAWPFHSPVDAVKLNLPDYYKIIKNPMDMGTIKKRLENSYYVNAQECIQDFNTMFTNCYIYNKPGDDIVLMAEALEKVFLTKISEMPPQEIEMSTSSGKGRGRGRRDPDMNMKIGPGLESSPTIPQTRGLSSLAPGPQTRGPPQGPPILPPQSAMQALPPRVPPSLPSLPSLPPLAPQLGPPFSLGPTDCNPPAPIMTAVPPPTQTALPPVHMQQSTASILQSPIQMAPKQRKSQKRKADTTTPTANDQLSESSPAESKSGKTLPRRSDSTRPSKLPKKEAPDSQHHGTVAPGTHSPKQQEQLRYCLGIVKDMYAKKHAAYAWPFYKPVDVAALGLHDYHDIIKHPMDLSTIKDKLETRQYRDAQEFAADVRLMFSNCYKYNPPDHEVVAMARKLQDVFEMRFAKMPDEPEEMLAPAPAPVLHPAPVKTQPPMGPASSSDSSSDSSSESDSSTDDSEEERAQRLAELQEQLKAVHEQLAALSQPPASKPKKKEKEKKEKKKDKHKRKAAVMTAREEILEPPPALKVQGKPKNKDPLPKKPKKLSKKEGGGKGSRSMAPPGAAPPTLQPVPGLDSEEDLGLTGGAAMPGMAAGEKCKPMSYEEKRQLSLDINKLPGDKLGRVVHIIQSREPSLKNSNPDEIEIDFETLKPSTLRELERYVSSCLRKKKKPAVPEKSIEAMTAAKTKGSSSESGSSSESSSSESEDSETGMASKPKKRGRGEGKKAHHQAVAPGMPQPQVPHQPQNPALQSSAQLKPQQHPSPATYMPPPVTALEPSQLLENPFDPLAHFGQPLMHLQHHANDSSSPAPPHLNAHPPGGPVSPETHPFLNQHPILPSPALHNAMPQQPSRPSNRAAPLPPKPPQQSTPQQQQQPQQTLPQQLQPQQPPPPQHHLPPHLLHPQQQIRQRPLSPPTLTPQGLLSSQPPQMLLEDDEEPVPSMPLPMYLQHLHTNRLQQQQTPTSLMQSLQSRPQQPGQPSLLQSVQVQSQLGPQTSLPPPQLPVQTQAQPPASHQPSPQLSQHQARHMQHTQQLSFSQGPVQTTQTQPSQHKVSMPSTKAQQIIQQQAPQHHSPRQHKSDPYNSAHMRDNPSPLMMHSPQISQYALVHQSPPQAKKEPQRGPSALGGIKEEKLPPSPVMRGEPFSPAMRQEPHKHPESKPTMPGHSQQRADMKPLESSRPVIRSSEQSGPPPSMQDKEKFKQEPKTPVAPKKDVKLKNMGSWASLAQKSTSTPSSALKSSSDSFEQFRRAAREKEEREKALKAQAEQAEKDRLRREQEKLRGRDEEDSIETSRRPQEEPRRRPEQQQVQPPPPQHQTQPQAQNPAQPPSAPQPSQAPPHSPAASQSALDQQRELLRRREQERRRREAMEATIDMNFQSDLMAIFEENLF is encoded by the exons CTGAACGAGTGGTGTCCTGCTCCACCCCCTCCCGTCCCTCTGCCCGCGCTCCACCCCGCCATTATGGGAGACGGCCTGGACGCAGTGCAGATGTCGGGGAGCAGCAGCAGTCAGGGGCAGCCCTCGTCCCAGGCCCCTTCCCTCTTCAACCCCGCACCCCCAGAAATCTCCAACCCTACCCGGCCCAAGCGCCAGACCAACCAGCTGCAGTACCTGCTGAAGGTGGTGGTGAAGTCTCTTTGGAAGCATCAGTTCGCTTGGCCTTTCCATTCTCCTGTTGACGCCGTTAAGCTAAATCTGCCT GACTATTACAAGATAATCAAAAATCCTATGGACATGGGAACAATCAAGAAACGCCTAGAGAACAGTTACTACGTCAATGCCCAAGAATGTATTCAAGACTTCAACACCATGTTTACTAACTGCTACATTTACAATAAG CCTGGGGATGACATAGTCTTAATGGCAGAAGCGCTGGAGAAGGTGTTTCTCACCAAGATTTCAGAGATGCCCCCGCAGGAGATCGAGATGTCGACCTCATCCGGCAAGGGTCGTGGCCGGGGCAGGAGGGATCCAG ACATGAACATGAAGATTGGGCCTGGCCTTGAGTCTTCACCCACAATCCCTCAAACACGTGGCCTTTCCAGTCTTGCCCCTGGGCCACAAACGAGAGGACCACCACAGGGTCCGCCTATTTTACCTCCCCAATCTGCCATGCAAGCCTTGCCCCCTAGAGTGCCCCCTTCACTCCCTTCGCTCCCTTCACTCCCTCCCCTCGCGCCTCAATTAGGGCCACCTTTTTCTTTGGGCCCCACTGACTGCAACCCACCGGCCCCCATCATGACGGCTGTGCCTCCCCCCACCCAAACTGCCCTGCCACCCGTGCACATGCAGCAGAGCACTGCTTCTATTCTACAAAGCCCCATCCAAATGGCTCCCAAA cagagaaaaagtcagaaaagGAAAGCAGACACCACGACACCTACTGCAAATGACCAGCTGAGCGAGTCCTCGCCCGCCGAGTCAAAGTCAGGGAAGACTCTGCCACGCCGCAGTGATAGTACACGACCAAGCAAGCTACCCAAAAAGGAGGCACCAGACTCCCAGCACCATGGGACAGTTGCCCCTGGGACCCACAGCCCCAAGCAACAAGAGCAGTTACGCTACTGCTTAGGCATCGTAAAGGACATGTACGCTAAGAAGCATGCAGCATACGCTTGGCCCTTCTACAAGCCAGTGGATGTGGCTGctttagggctgcacgattaccATGACATCATCAAACATCCCATGGACCTCAGCACTATTAAG GACAAGTTGGAAACCAGACAGTACAGAGATGCTCAGGAGTTCGCAGCAGATGTGCGGTTAATGTTCTCCAACTGCTACAAGTACAACCCTCCTGACCATGAAGTGGTGGCTATGGCACGCAAACTGCAG GATGTATTTGAGATGCGTTTTGCTAAAATGCCCGATGAGCCAGAGGAAATGCTGGCACCCGCTCCTGCGCCAGTGCTCCACCCGGCTCCTGTTAAGACACAGCCGCCCATGGGCCCAGCCTCGTCCTCAGACAGCTCCAGTGATTCCTCATCTGAATCCGACTCCTCCACGGATGACTCTGAAGAGGAGAGAGCCCAGAGGCTAGCAGAGCTTCAGGAGCAG CTGAAAGCGGTTCATGAGCAGCTGGCTGCCTTGTCCCAGCCTCCGGCCAGCAAACCAAAgaagaaagagaaggaaaagaaggagaagaagaaagaCAAGCACAAAAGGAAAGCAGCAGTCATGACTGCACGGGAGGAGATCCTGGAGCCGCCTCCTGCCCTCAAGGTTCAAGGAAAGCCTAAGAACAAGGATCCTCTTCCTAAGAAGCCCAAGAAGCTGAG CAAGAAGGAGGGAGGTGGTAAGGGCAGTCGCTCCATGGCTCCCCCAGGCGCCGCCCCACCAACCCTGCAGCCTGTGCCCGGCCTGGACTCTGAGGAGGATCTGGGTCTGACTGGAGGAGCCGCAATGCCAGGCATGGCTGCTGGAGAGAAGTGTAAGCCCATGTCCTATGAAGAAAAGAGACAACTGAGTCTGGACATTAACAAGCTCCCTGGAGACAAGCTGGGCCGTGTGGTCCACATCATCCAGTCCCGTGAGCCCTCGCTCAAGAACTCCAACCCGGACGAGATTGAGATCGACTTTGAGACGTTGAAGCCTTCTACGCTGCGGGAGCTGGAGAGATACGTGTCATCTTGTCTTCGCAAGAAGAAGAAGCCGGCTG TTCCAGAGAAGTCCATAGAGGCAATGACTGCTGCAAAGACAAAAGGCTCATCATCCGAGTCGGGCAGCAGCAGCGAGTCCAGTTCCTCAGAAAGTGAAGACTCTGAGACAG GCATGGCTTCTAAGCCGAAGAAGAGAGGAAGGGGTGAAGGAAAGAAGGCTCATCACCAGGCGGTGGCTCCGGGCATGCCTCAGCCGCAGGTTCCCCATCAACCCCAGAACCCTGCGCTACAGTCCAGCGCTCAGCTGAAACCGCAGCAGCATCCTTCTCCCGCCACTTACATGCCTCCTCCCGTCACGGCTCTGGAGCCCTCGCAGCTCCTGGAAAACCCTTTTGACCCTCTGGCCCACTTTGGCCAGCCCCTCATGCACCTTCAACACCACGCAAATGACTCGTCCTCCCCTGCGCCGCCTCACCTCAACGCTCACCCTCCAGGAGGCCCAGTGTCGCCTGAGACGCACCCGTTCCTGAACCAGCACCCCATCCTCCCATCCCCAG CCCTGCACAACGCAATGCCCCAGCAGCCTTCAAGGCCCAGTAATAGGGCAGCCCCACTACCTCCAAAACCTCCACAGCAAAGCACGCCCCAGCAACAGCAGCAACCCCAGCAGACCCTGCCGCAGCAGCTCCAGCCCCAGCAACCCCCTCCGCCCCAGCACCACCTCCCTCCTCACCTCCTGCATCCTCAACAGCAAATCCGCCAGCGGCCGCTCTCCCCTCCCACACTCACTCCCCAGGGCCTGCTCTCCTCCCAGCCCCCACAGATGCTGCTAGAGGACGATGAGGAGCCCGTTCCCTCCATGCCTCTGCCCATGTACCTGCAGCACCTGCACACAAACcgtctgcagcagcagcagacgCCGACGTCATTAATGCAGTCTCTGCAGAGCAGGCCGCAGCAGCCGGGCCAGCCGTCTCTGCTGCAGTCAGTGCAGGTTCAGTCTCAACTGGGCCCACAGACCTCCCTGCCCCCGCCGCAGCTCCCCGTTCAGACTCAAGCCCAGCCGCCAGCATCGCATCAGCCCTCCCCGCAGCTCTCACAGCATCAGGCCAGACACATGCAGCACACGCAGCAGCTGAGCTTCTCTCAGGGCCCGGTGCAGACCACGCAAACGCAGCCTAGTCAACACAAAGTCTCTATGCCCTCCACGAAAGCACAGCAGATCATCCAGCAACAGGCACCGCAGCATCACTCTCCACGTCAACACAAGTCTGACCCCTATAACTCAG CACACATGCGAGATAACCCCTCTCCACTCATGATGCATTCCCCTCAAATCTCTCAGTATGCTTTAGTCCACCAGTCCCCTCCTCAGGCCAAAAAG GAACCACAGAGAGGTCCTTCAGCTTTGGGTGGCATTAAAGAAGAGAAACTGCCCCCATCACCTGTGATGCGTGGTGAGCCCTTCAGTCCAGCCATGAGACAAGAGCCTCATAAACACCCTGAGAGCAAACCCACAATGCCAGGTCACAGCCAACAGA GAGCAGATATGAAACCACTTGAAAGTTCCCGTCCTGTCATTCGCTCCTCTGAGCAGAGCGGTCCACCTCCTTCCATGCAGGACAAAGAGAAATTCAAACAGGAGCCCAAGACACCTGTGGCACCTAAAAAG GATGTGAAACTAAAGAACATGGGTTCCTGGGCGAGCTTGGCGCAGAAATCCACCTCCACTCCTTCATCTGCTCTGAAGTCCTCCAGCGACAGCTTTGAACAGTTTCGACGTGCGGCCAGAGAGAAGGAAGAGCGGGAGAAAGCCCTGAAAGCCCAGGCCGAGCAAGCTGAGAAAGACCGTCTGCGCAGAGAACAAGAGAAGCTTCG GGGACGAGATGAGGAGGACTCCATTGAGACGTCTCGAAGGCCCCAAGAGGAGCCCCGCAGGCGGCCGGAGCAACAGCAGGTTCAGCCACCGCCGCCGCAGCACCAAACTCAGCCCCAAGCCCAGAACCCGGCCCAGCCGCCCTCGGCCCCGCAACCTTCCCAAGCCCCGCCCCACTCCCCCGCCGCCTCTCAGAGTGCACTTGACCAGCAGAGGGAGCTTTTACGTCGCCGGGAacaggagaggaggaggagagaggcG ATGGAAGCTACTATTGACATGAATTTCCAAAGCGATTTGATGGCTATCTTTGAGGAGAACTTGTTCTGA
- the brd4 gene encoding bromodomain-containing protein 4 isoform X1, translating into MDYKMHSKSNDLLDFQTLDALLEKIAHCSVPVKREPSEECNGISGALPVEPAPGSRLNEWCPAPPPPVPLPALHPAIMGDGLDAVQMSGSSSSQGQPSSQAPSLFNPAPPEISNPTRPKRQTNQLQYLLKVVVKSLWKHQFAWPFHSPVDAVKLNLPDYYKIIKNPMDMGTIKKRLENSYYVNAQECIQDFNTMFTNCYIYNKPGDDIVLMAEALEKVFLTKISEMPPQEIEMSTSSGKGRGRGRRDPDMNMKIGPGLESSPTIPQTRGLSSLAPGPQTRGPPQGPPILPPQSAMQALPPRVPPSLPSLPSLPPLAPQLGPPFSLGPTDCNPPAPIMTAVPPPTQTALPPVHMQQSTASILQSPIQMAPKQRKSQKRKADTTTPTANDQLSESSPAESKSGKTLPRRSDSTRPSKLPKKEAPDSQHHGTVAPGTHSPKQQEQLRYCLGIVKDMYAKKHAAYAWPFYKPVDVAALGLHDYHDIIKHPMDLSTIKDKLETRQYRDAQEFAADVRLMFSNCYKYNPPDHEVVAMARKLQDVFEMRFAKMPDEPEEMLAPAPAPVLHPAPVKTQPPMGPASSSDSSSDSSSESDSSTDDSEEERAQRLAELQEQLKAVHEQLAALSQPPASKPKKKEKEKKEKKKDKHKRKAAVMTAREEILEPPPALKVQGKPKNKDPLPKKPKKLSKKEGGGKGSRSMAPPGAAPPTLQPVPGLDSEEDLGLTGGAAMPGMAAGEKCKPMSYEEKRQLSLDINKLPGDKLGRVVHIIQSREPSLKNSNPDEIEIDFETLKPSTLRELERYVSSCLRKKKKPAVPEKSIEAMTAAKTKGSSSESGSSSESSSSESEDSETGMASKPKKRGRGEGKKAHHQAVAPGMPQPQVPHQPQNPALQSSAQLKPQQHPSPATYMPPPVTALEPSQLLENPFDPLAHFGQPLMHLQHHANDSSSPAPPHLNAHPPGGPVSPETHPFLNQHPILPSPALHNAMPQQPSRPSNRAAPLPPKPPQQSTPQQQQQPQQTLPQQLQPQQPPPPQHHLPPHLLHPQQQIRQRPLSPPTLTPQGLLSSQPPQMLLEDDEEPVPSMPLPMYLQHLHTNRLQQQQTPTSLMQSLQSRPQQPGQPSLLQSVQVQSQLGPQTSLPPPQLPVQTQAQPPASHQPSPQLSQHQARHMQHTQQLSFSQGPVQTTQTQPSQHKVSMPSTKAQQIIQQQAPQHHSPRQHKSDPYNSAHMRDNPSPLMMHSPQISQYALVHQSPPQAKKEPQRGPSALGGIKEEKLPPSPVMRGEPFSPAMRQEPHKHPESKPTMPGHSQQRADMKPLESSRPVIRSSEQSGPPPSMQDKEKFKQEPKTPVAPKKVQDVKLKNMGSWASLAQKSTSTPSSALKSSSDSFEQFRRAAREKEEREKALKAQAEQAEKDRLRREQEKLRGRDEEDSIETSRRPQEEPRRRPEQQQVQPPPPQHQTQPQAQNPAQPPSAPQPSQAPPHSPAASQSALDQQRELLRRREQERRRREAMEATIDMNFQSDLMAIFEENLF; encoded by the exons CTGAACGAGTGGTGTCCTGCTCCACCCCCTCCCGTCCCTCTGCCCGCGCTCCACCCCGCCATTATGGGAGACGGCCTGGACGCAGTGCAGATGTCGGGGAGCAGCAGCAGTCAGGGGCAGCCCTCGTCCCAGGCCCCTTCCCTCTTCAACCCCGCACCCCCAGAAATCTCCAACCCTACCCGGCCCAAGCGCCAGACCAACCAGCTGCAGTACCTGCTGAAGGTGGTGGTGAAGTCTCTTTGGAAGCATCAGTTCGCTTGGCCTTTCCATTCTCCTGTTGACGCCGTTAAGCTAAATCTGCCT GACTATTACAAGATAATCAAAAATCCTATGGACATGGGAACAATCAAGAAACGCCTAGAGAACAGTTACTACGTCAATGCCCAAGAATGTATTCAAGACTTCAACACCATGTTTACTAACTGCTACATTTACAATAAG CCTGGGGATGACATAGTCTTAATGGCAGAAGCGCTGGAGAAGGTGTTTCTCACCAAGATTTCAGAGATGCCCCCGCAGGAGATCGAGATGTCGACCTCATCCGGCAAGGGTCGTGGCCGGGGCAGGAGGGATCCAG ACATGAACATGAAGATTGGGCCTGGCCTTGAGTCTTCACCCACAATCCCTCAAACACGTGGCCTTTCCAGTCTTGCCCCTGGGCCACAAACGAGAGGACCACCACAGGGTCCGCCTATTTTACCTCCCCAATCTGCCATGCAAGCCTTGCCCCCTAGAGTGCCCCCTTCACTCCCTTCGCTCCCTTCACTCCCTCCCCTCGCGCCTCAATTAGGGCCACCTTTTTCTTTGGGCCCCACTGACTGCAACCCACCGGCCCCCATCATGACGGCTGTGCCTCCCCCCACCCAAACTGCCCTGCCACCCGTGCACATGCAGCAGAGCACTGCTTCTATTCTACAAAGCCCCATCCAAATGGCTCCCAAA cagagaaaaagtcagaaaagGAAAGCAGACACCACGACACCTACTGCAAATGACCAGCTGAGCGAGTCCTCGCCCGCCGAGTCAAAGTCAGGGAAGACTCTGCCACGCCGCAGTGATAGTACACGACCAAGCAAGCTACCCAAAAAGGAGGCACCAGACTCCCAGCACCATGGGACAGTTGCCCCTGGGACCCACAGCCCCAAGCAACAAGAGCAGTTACGCTACTGCTTAGGCATCGTAAAGGACATGTACGCTAAGAAGCATGCAGCATACGCTTGGCCCTTCTACAAGCCAGTGGATGTGGCTGctttagggctgcacgattaccATGACATCATCAAACATCCCATGGACCTCAGCACTATTAAG GACAAGTTGGAAACCAGACAGTACAGAGATGCTCAGGAGTTCGCAGCAGATGTGCGGTTAATGTTCTCCAACTGCTACAAGTACAACCCTCCTGACCATGAAGTGGTGGCTATGGCACGCAAACTGCAG GATGTATTTGAGATGCGTTTTGCTAAAATGCCCGATGAGCCAGAGGAAATGCTGGCACCCGCTCCTGCGCCAGTGCTCCACCCGGCTCCTGTTAAGACACAGCCGCCCATGGGCCCAGCCTCGTCCTCAGACAGCTCCAGTGATTCCTCATCTGAATCCGACTCCTCCACGGATGACTCTGAAGAGGAGAGAGCCCAGAGGCTAGCAGAGCTTCAGGAGCAG CTGAAAGCGGTTCATGAGCAGCTGGCTGCCTTGTCCCAGCCTCCGGCCAGCAAACCAAAgaagaaagagaaggaaaagaaggagaagaagaaagaCAAGCACAAAAGGAAAGCAGCAGTCATGACTGCACGGGAGGAGATCCTGGAGCCGCCTCCTGCCCTCAAGGTTCAAGGAAAGCCTAAGAACAAGGATCCTCTTCCTAAGAAGCCCAAGAAGCTGAG CAAGAAGGAGGGAGGTGGTAAGGGCAGTCGCTCCATGGCTCCCCCAGGCGCCGCCCCACCAACCCTGCAGCCTGTGCCCGGCCTGGACTCTGAGGAGGATCTGGGTCTGACTGGAGGAGCCGCAATGCCAGGCATGGCTGCTGGAGAGAAGTGTAAGCCCATGTCCTATGAAGAAAAGAGACAACTGAGTCTGGACATTAACAAGCTCCCTGGAGACAAGCTGGGCCGTGTGGTCCACATCATCCAGTCCCGTGAGCCCTCGCTCAAGAACTCCAACCCGGACGAGATTGAGATCGACTTTGAGACGTTGAAGCCTTCTACGCTGCGGGAGCTGGAGAGATACGTGTCATCTTGTCTTCGCAAGAAGAAGAAGCCGGCTG TTCCAGAGAAGTCCATAGAGGCAATGACTGCTGCAAAGACAAAAGGCTCATCATCCGAGTCGGGCAGCAGCAGCGAGTCCAGTTCCTCAGAAAGTGAAGACTCTGAGACAG GCATGGCTTCTAAGCCGAAGAAGAGAGGAAGGGGTGAAGGAAAGAAGGCTCATCACCAGGCGGTGGCTCCGGGCATGCCTCAGCCGCAGGTTCCCCATCAACCCCAGAACCCTGCGCTACAGTCCAGCGCTCAGCTGAAACCGCAGCAGCATCCTTCTCCCGCCACTTACATGCCTCCTCCCGTCACGGCTCTGGAGCCCTCGCAGCTCCTGGAAAACCCTTTTGACCCTCTGGCCCACTTTGGCCAGCCCCTCATGCACCTTCAACACCACGCAAATGACTCGTCCTCCCCTGCGCCGCCTCACCTCAACGCTCACCCTCCAGGAGGCCCAGTGTCGCCTGAGACGCACCCGTTCCTGAACCAGCACCCCATCCTCCCATCCCCAG CCCTGCACAACGCAATGCCCCAGCAGCCTTCAAGGCCCAGTAATAGGGCAGCCCCACTACCTCCAAAACCTCCACAGCAAAGCACGCCCCAGCAACAGCAGCAACCCCAGCAGACCCTGCCGCAGCAGCTCCAGCCCCAGCAACCCCCTCCGCCCCAGCACCACCTCCCTCCTCACCTCCTGCATCCTCAACAGCAAATCCGCCAGCGGCCGCTCTCCCCTCCCACACTCACTCCCCAGGGCCTGCTCTCCTCCCAGCCCCCACAGATGCTGCTAGAGGACGATGAGGAGCCCGTTCCCTCCATGCCTCTGCCCATGTACCTGCAGCACCTGCACACAAACcgtctgcagcagcagcagacgCCGACGTCATTAATGCAGTCTCTGCAGAGCAGGCCGCAGCAGCCGGGCCAGCCGTCTCTGCTGCAGTCAGTGCAGGTTCAGTCTCAACTGGGCCCACAGACCTCCCTGCCCCCGCCGCAGCTCCCCGTTCAGACTCAAGCCCAGCCGCCAGCATCGCATCAGCCCTCCCCGCAGCTCTCACAGCATCAGGCCAGACACATGCAGCACACGCAGCAGCTGAGCTTCTCTCAGGGCCCGGTGCAGACCACGCAAACGCAGCCTAGTCAACACAAAGTCTCTATGCCCTCCACGAAAGCACAGCAGATCATCCAGCAACAGGCACCGCAGCATCACTCTCCACGTCAACACAAGTCTGACCCCTATAACTCAG CACACATGCGAGATAACCCCTCTCCACTCATGATGCATTCCCCTCAAATCTCTCAGTATGCTTTAGTCCACCAGTCCCCTCCTCAGGCCAAAAAG GAACCACAGAGAGGTCCTTCAGCTTTGGGTGGCATTAAAGAAGAGAAACTGCCCCCATCACCTGTGATGCGTGGTGAGCCCTTCAGTCCAGCCATGAGACAAGAGCCTCATAAACACCCTGAGAGCAAACCCACAATGCCAGGTCACAGCCAACAGA GAGCAGATATGAAACCACTTGAAAGTTCCCGTCCTGTCATTCGCTCCTCTGAGCAGAGCGGTCCACCTCCTTCCATGCAGGACAAAGAGAAATTCAAACAGGAGCCCAAGACACCTGTGGCACCTAAAAAGGTACAG GATGTGAAACTAAAGAACATGGGTTCCTGGGCGAGCTTGGCGCAGAAATCCACCTCCACTCCTTCATCTGCTCTGAAGTCCTCCAGCGACAGCTTTGAACAGTTTCGACGTGCGGCCAGAGAGAAGGAAGAGCGGGAGAAAGCCCTGAAAGCCCAGGCCGAGCAAGCTGAGAAAGACCGTCTGCGCAGAGAACAAGAGAAGCTTCG GGGACGAGATGAGGAGGACTCCATTGAGACGTCTCGAAGGCCCCAAGAGGAGCCCCGCAGGCGGCCGGAGCAACAGCAGGTTCAGCCACCGCCGCCGCAGCACCAAACTCAGCCCCAAGCCCAGAACCCGGCCCAGCCGCCCTCGGCCCCGCAACCTTCCCAAGCCCCGCCCCACTCCCCCGCCGCCTCTCAGAGTGCACTTGACCAGCAGAGGGAGCTTTTACGTCGCCGGGAacaggagaggaggaggagagaggcG ATGGAAGCTACTATTGACATGAATTTCCAAAGCGATTTGATGGCTATCTTTGAGGAGAACTTGTTCTGA